From a region of the Helianthus annuus cultivar XRQ/B chromosome 5, HanXRQr2.0-SUNRISE, whole genome shotgun sequence genome:
- the LOC110943562 gene encoding histone H4, translating into MSGRGKGGKGLGKGGAKRHRKVLRDNIQGITKPAIRRLARRGGVKRISGLIYEETRGVLKIFLENVIRDAVTYTEHARRKTVTAMDVVYALKRQGRTLYGFGG; encoded by the coding sequence ATGTCAGGCCGTGGTAAGGGAGGAAAGGGGCTGGGAAAGGGCGGAGCAAAGCGTCACCGAAAGGTTCTCCGAGATAACATTCAGGGGATCACGAAGCCGGCGATCAGGAGGCTGGCGAGAAGAGGAGGAGTGAAGAGGATCAGTGGGTTGATCTACGAGGAGACTCGTGGTGTGTTGAAGATCTTTTTGGAGAATGTGATTCGTGATGCGGTTACATATACTGAGCATGCTCGCAGGAAGACGGTCACTGCTATGGATGTTGTCTATGCCCTTAAGAGGCAGGGGAGGACCCTATATGGATTTGGAGGTTGA